The following DNA comes from Triticum aestivum cultivar Chinese Spring chromosome 3D, IWGSC CS RefSeq v2.1, whole genome shotgun sequence.
GATATTGCCAAGGAAGCTCAAGACAAATTGCCAGTAGAAATCGCATCATCGTATCAGGCATTTATGAATCCGTTGTATGTGCAAGGAGAAAGCAGTAGCAAATCACCGTCGCAGAGGGAAGAATTTCCGATGGAGACCATGCGGCACGATCTTGCACCAACCAAGAGAATGTGGCTGAAGAGGAGGCGAAGTCTGTCCTCAACAAACTGATATGTAACTCAACGAATTAGATGAAGATTTAGCTTGCTTGATTGTCGATGGTAATTATGTTCCTAGAAAACTAGGATGTTATTTATTGTGGTTCATTTGTACAAGTTTATACTCAGATGCATATGGAGCTGgttctgtttcttcttcttgcAGGGCATCATTCATTTTGATTCAGATTGCATACAAACAACAAAAGTGAGAACTGCCCTTAACTTTATATGCCTGTCATTTTGTTTTGCCAAATTTGAGCAACATTCAGATGGAAAATGTGTAACAGCTGCTCCAGTTACCAAATATAAATGTTCTCTCCCCTGACCAAATATTGTACAGTTTCAATAATTTAAATGGACATAGAAGCTAATAAATAAAACTCTATGCTGGTTCAGTTAGCCCAGGCAAACTGAATTTAATCAACAGAATACACGGATATGATAAACTCCAATTAGCATAGCTGACAAAAAAATAGTAAGATATGAACATGTCTATCCTCTGCATTCATTCGTCTCCTGAGGGTCCAGTGCTGCTAGGCTCTTTGGCGTGTGAATCCCGGCTGAAACAAAGTGTAATGCAGGGTGAGGCCCCGGCAGCAACAGAAACGtaccccctccgtcccataatataagaacgtttttgggacagagggagtaatttaTATGCTGCCCATATAGAACTACTATAATAAACTCTTGGGAATGGTGTGAGCTGAAGGACTATACCTGAAGTAGCATTGAAGGGGCCCTGGTTGGAGTTTCAGCAGCTACATGGCTCCGAGTCTTCCGCCCATTTCCAGCAAGAACTGAAGGGCTTTCGCCTCCAAAGTCCCAGAAGGTACGCTTCTTAGCCGTAGGCACAGGTGACGTGAACCTGTGGCTCGGGCTCTTCAGCTCACCTGCATCTTTCTCGGCCTTACGTAGGCTTGCCCTTGTGATCACTCTTCTCTCAGCTGTTGCTGGTTCAGGGTCATTTGAGTTCTTCCTGTTGATCAAACCACGGATGAACTCGTCCCTCTGCTTGAGCTGCAGAAAGTGTtccttcttcatcttctccatctcGGACTCCAGGGTCTTCACTTTCCTCTGCAGATCCCGGACCATCGCATTGTCTGCTGGCCTCTTAGAATTTGGTGTGCTGAAACAGCTCCCGTCTAAAATAGACCGCTTCACCTTTCTTTGTGTCGAGCATGGCGTGGTGGTAATGTGAGGTGAGGGGGCAGCACATTGTTGTGGCGAGCCGTTGGGAGCAAGTGACTGAGCCTGAACAGTCAGCAGCTTCTGTTGCTGCTTCACCACCTGCTGCCTCAGCTCACTGTTCTCCTTCTGAAGCTCCAGTACTAGCTTGGCCTGATCAGTATCAGAATCTGGTGCCTTGAAAACTTCCTCATTCCCAGCGTTCAATGGCTGAAAAATCACAAGATTATTCATTTTGTCACGAGTTCTGTTCAGTACAATGTTACAAGATTAATGTTCATAAAATCATATTTTCAGACCTTTGTTTTTATCTCCTTGGCACGATCAGCCCAATGAAGAGTGTTCTGTGTCTCACCAAAGGAAAGATTCGAAGGGCTGATGTTTGCAATCATGACAGTGTTGCAGGATCCCCCAAGTGAATCCTTGAGGAGCTGGGTCAGCTTGGAATTGCGATATGGCACATGCCTCTTCCCCTCCACAAGAGCATTGATGCAACTGCTGAGTGCGAGGAGAGACCGATTTATGTTAGCTCCTTCGAGCGACCTCTGTGAGCGTTGGTCAGTTGCTATAGCCCTCTCTGATCCAGCAAGATCAATGAGTGAGAGCTTTCCAACTCGTGTTACAACACTAGTTCCATCCATGTATCTATATTCCACGACAACCTGCAAAATTTGCAATAGTTTATATTTATGCAGTTCGTGGGACCGTGTTTTTCAGTACTAGTGAAAGTGCATGATTGACATTCACCTGTAGTATTGCATGAGAGCGCGATGAGGTCTCATTAACTCGAGTTGGTTCAGTTGTTCTATTCTGGTTGCCTTGCTGAAGTAATTTCATAACCTGTGATGAACAATGTCAAGAATGTTATTATCATTTTTATTGCCAACTGCAAagcaatactccctccgtcccataatataagagtgtttttgacaccgcgctagtgtcaaaaatgctcttatattatgggatggagggagtagtaactaaGGAAGAGCTCATTACTTCATCTGTAGAGTATGCTCTATATTGTGTAAGACCAGCAGCAACAGTTCCCTGGAATGCACAATACACTATCCTGTTAGAATACTCATAATAAGAAGGGGTATAAATTGTACATATACTGCAAAATGTGTACAGAACATACAGAATGGATCATTTGGCAACATAATATACTTTTTCGTTCTGTTCGAACTGATTAA
Coding sequences within:
- the LOC123078526 gene encoding kinesin-like protein KIN-8A is translated as MPVSTRSQASAIKGGDPGARQWSSSAARVPMSAPGRDAAGRRASLLPNTHHGLKEKMRALNLFYEQHKQMLASSQGGAALRRSRTIPHANVGEDRDENAQEEEGEGARRHRDAIAPLPEAAVLRENMGPPEARAPSKNDKVVVFSRPPEPKEKENVALAANVMSCPVKKAAPALPALQARKLSLGGGIGGKLKAVGEMGAANADATGSRIMVFVRLRPMSRKEKEAGSKTCVKIVNKKDVYLTELASENDYLRLKRVRGRHFCFDASFPDSTAQAEVYSTSTADLVEGVLQGRNGTVFCYGATGAGKTYTMLGTMDNPGVMVLAIKDLFLKVRQRSYDGNHSIQLSYLEVYNETVRDLLSPGRPLLLREDKQQGTVAAGLTQYRAYSTDEVMKLLQQGNQNRTTEPTRVNETSSRSHAILQVVVEYRYMDGTSVVTRVGKLSLIDLAGSERAIATDQRSQRSLEGANINRSLLALSSCINALVEGKRHVPYRNSKLTQLLKDSLGGSCNTVMIANISPSNLSFGETQNTLHWADRAKEIKTKPLNAGNEEVFKAPDSDTDQAKLVLELQKENSELRQQVVKQQQKLLTVQAQSLAPNGSPQQCAAPSPHITTTPCSTQRKVKRSILDGSCFSTPNSKRPADNAMVRDLQRKVKTLESEMEKMKKEHFLQLKQRDEFIRGLINRKNSNDPEPATAERRVITRASLRKAEKDAGELKSPSHRFTSPVPTAKKRTFWDFGGESPSVLAGNGRKTRSHVAAETPTRAPSMLLQPGFTRQRA